One genomic region from Zalophus californianus isolate mZalCal1 chromosome 2, mZalCal1.pri.v2, whole genome shotgun sequence encodes:
- the TMEM33 gene encoding transmembrane protein 33 isoform X1, whose translation MADTAPNGPQGAGAVQFMMTNKLDTAMWLSRLFTVYCSALFVLPVLGLHEAASFYQRALLANALTSALRLHQRLPHFQLSRAFLAQALLEDSCHYLLYSLIFVNSYPVTMSIFPVLLFSLLHAATYTKKVLDAKGSNSLPLLRSILDKLSSNQQNILKFIACNEIFLMPATVFMLFSGQGSLLQPFIYYRFLTLRYSSRRNPYCRTLFNELRIVVEHVIMKPACPLFVRRLCLQSIAFISRLAPTVA comes from the exons ATGGCGGATACGGCCCCTAACGGCCCCCAAGGGGCGGGCGCAGTG caatTCATGATGACCAATAAACTGGACACGGCAATGTGGCTTTCTCGTTTGTTCACAGTTTACTGCTCTGCTTTGTTTGTCCTGCCTGTTCTTGG GTTGCATGAAGCTGCAAGCTTTTACCAGCGTGCTTTACTGGCAAATGCTCTTACCAGTGCTCTGAGGCTGCACCAAAGATTACCACATTTCCAGTTAAGCAGAGCATTCCTGGCCCAGGCTTTATTAGAAGACAGCTGCCACTACCTGCTCTACTCACTCATCTTTGTCAATTCCTACCCTGTTACAA TGAGTATTTTCCCAGTCTTGTTATTCTCTTTGCTTCATGCCGCCACATACACGAAAAAGGTCCTTGAT gCAAAGGGTTCAAATAGTTTACCTCTGCTGAGATCTATCTTGGATAAATTAAGCTCTAATCAACAGAATATTCTGAAATTCATTGCTTGTAATGAAATATTCTTGATGCCTGCTACAGTTTTTATGCTTTTTag tggGCAAGGAAGTTTGCTCCAGCCTTTTATATACTATAGATTTCTTACTCTTCGATATTCCTCTCGAAGAAATCCATATTGTCG GACCTTGTTTAATGAACTGAGGATTGTTGTTGAACATGTAATAATGAAACCTGCCTGCCCACTGTTTGTGAGAAGACTTTGTCTCCAGAGTATTGCTTTTATAAGCAGACTGGCACCAACAGTTGCGTAG
- the TMEM33 gene encoding transmembrane protein 33 isoform X2 — MADTAPNGPQGAGAVQFMMTNKLDTAMWLSRLFTVYCSALFVLPVLGLHEAASFYQRALLANALTSALRLHQRLPHFQLSRAFLAQALLEDSCHYLLYSLIFVNSYPVTMSIFPVLLFSLLHAATYTKKVLDAKGSNSLPLLRSILDKLSSNQQNILKFIACNEIFLMPATVFMLFSGQGSLLQPFIYYRFLTLRYSSRRNPYCRTLFNELRIVVEHVIMKPACPLFVRRLCLQSIAFISRLAPTA; from the exons ATGGCGGATACGGCCCCTAACGGCCCCCAAGGGGCGGGCGCAGTG caatTCATGATGACCAATAAACTGGACACGGCAATGTGGCTTTCTCGTTTGTTCACAGTTTACTGCTCTGCTTTGTTTGTCCTGCCTGTTCTTGG GTTGCATGAAGCTGCAAGCTTTTACCAGCGTGCTTTACTGGCAAATGCTCTTACCAGTGCTCTGAGGCTGCACCAAAGATTACCACATTTCCAGTTAAGCAGAGCATTCCTGGCCCAGGCTTTATTAGAAGACAGCTGCCACTACCTGCTCTACTCACTCATCTTTGTCAATTCCTACCCTGTTACAA TGAGTATTTTCCCAGTCTTGTTATTCTCTTTGCTTCATGCCGCCACATACACGAAAAAGGTCCTTGAT gCAAAGGGTTCAAATAGTTTACCTCTGCTGAGATCTATCTTGGATAAATTAAGCTCTAATCAACAGAATATTCTGAAATTCATTGCTTGTAATGAAATATTCTTGATGCCTGCTACAGTTTTTATGCTTTTTag tggGCAAGGAAGTTTGCTCCAGCCTTTTATATACTATAGATTTCTTACTCTTCGATATTCCTCTCGAAGAAATCCATATTGTCG GACCTTGTTTAATGAACTGAGGATTGTTGTTGAACATGTAATAATGAAACCTGCCTGCCCACTGTTTGTGAGAAGACTTTGTCTCCAGAGTATTGCTTTTATAAGCAGACTGGCACCAACA GCTTGA